In Candidatus Promineifilum breve, one genomic interval encodes:
- a CDS encoding bactofilin family protein: protein MRHLSISSKPARGLLILVLVLLGLALAPRSSLAQSIIQGNQLDADVVIDNDVIMSGDTVTLSGTVQGNAFVSGRDIVVDGTVEGSLFAIGQRVTINGTVGGGAYVIAVSSRFGSAGEVGQNLYFLGVSFVSERGSQVGRDLVGLSLGAILQGSIGRDTQLIAGLLQFLNLFFDFAIGPTPPPLVAGITGRAPGLGQFILPGDIVIDVIGQTIDTTQPAQPTQGELVGNWFLDRWRELLPLLLVSLIGYRFLRGRLEESAAVLRHRPLPALGIGLVGLVLSGAIVGAFILVFILILMTGIWVGRFTFWNISWLLWSVAFPFTAFVFAVFMVFLNYGTKTITSYALTTYVFDRFGARAGRLRWLLLILGLIIYVMLRAIPTLGWVIAVVVTAWGIGAAWLARQNRRALAASVAAAAAVPVVPDPPTAVADDLIQ from the coding sequence ATGCGTCACCTATCCATCTCATCCAAGCCCGCGCGCGGTCTGCTAATCCTCGTTCTCGTCCTGCTGGGCCTGGCTCTGGCCCCGCGCTCGTCCCTGGCCCAATCCATCATCCAGGGCAACCAACTCGACGCCGACGTCGTGATCGACAACGACGTCATTATGAGCGGCGACACCGTCACCCTGTCGGGCACAGTCCAGGGTAACGCCTTTGTGAGCGGCCGCGACATCGTCGTGGACGGCACGGTCGAGGGCAGCCTCTTCGCCATCGGCCAGCGCGTCACGATCAACGGCACGGTCGGCGGCGGGGCCTATGTCATCGCCGTGTCGTCGCGCTTCGGCTCGGCGGGCGAGGTGGGCCAGAATCTCTATTTCCTGGGCGTCAGCTTCGTCTCGGAGCGCGGCTCGCAGGTCGGCCGCGATCTGGTGGGCCTGTCGCTGGGGGCCATCCTGCAAGGCTCCATCGGCCGGGATACCCAACTCATCGCCGGGCTGCTGCAATTCCTCAATCTGTTCTTCGACTTCGCCATTGGCCCCACGCCGCCGCCGCTGGTGGCCGGCATCACCGGCCGCGCGCCGGGGCTGGGCCAGTTTATCTTGCCGGGCGACATCGTCATCGACGTCATCGGCCAAACCATCGACACGACCCAGCCCGCCCAGCCCACCCAAGGCGAACTGGTGGGCAACTGGTTCCTGGATCGCTGGCGGGAGCTGCTGCCGCTGCTGCTGGTCAGCTTGATCGGCTATCGCTTCCTGCGCGGCCGGCTGGAAGAGTCGGCGGCCGTGCTGCGCCACCGCCCGTTGCCCGCGTTGGGCATCGGTCTGGTGGGGCTGGTGCTCTCCGGGGCCATTGTAGGGGCGTTTATTCTGGTCTTCATCCTGATCCTGATGACCGGCATCTGGGTCGGCCGCTTCACCTTCTGGAATATCTCCTGGCTGCTGTGGTCGGTGGCCTTTCCCTTCACGGCCTTTGTCTTCGCCGTGTTCATGGTCTTTCTCAATTACGGGACGAAGACCATCACCAGCTACGCGCTGACCACCTACGTCTTTGACCGCTTCGGGGCGCGCGCGGGGCGGCTGCGCTGGCTGCTGCTCATCCTGGGGCTGATCATCTACGTCATGTTGCGGGCCATCCCGACATTGGGCTGGGTGATCGCCGTAGTGGTGACCGCCTGGGGCATCGGCGCGGCGTGGCTGGCCCGGCAGAACCGGCGGGCGTTGGCGGCGTCGGTCGCTGCTGCCGCCGCCGTGCCTGTCGTGCCCGATCCGCCGACAGCCGTGGCGGATGATCTCATCCAGTAG